The following proteins are co-located in the Pirellulales bacterium genome:
- a CDS encoding SDR family oxidoreductase: protein MAEQPVALVTGSGKRRVGWHVADALAERGYRLAIHYRHSAEEAAESVRDWRARGVDCELFRADLTDEADTRAMVDGVLSRFGRIDVLVNCAAIWRRKALEDVTAADVREHFEVNTLGTFVCSQQVGLAMTRQNEGGAIILIGDWAEIRPYLNYAAYFPSKGAIPAVTRTLAVELGTRNPRVRVNCILPGPVMLPPDLPEAERREAIAATLVRREGSPRHVAQGVLALVENDFITGVCLPVDGGRSVYAP from the coding sequence ATGGCGGAACAACCGGTTGCATTGGTCACCGGCAGTGGCAAGCGGCGCGTGGGCTGGCACGTGGCCGACGCGCTGGCCGAGCGCGGCTATCGGCTGGCGATTCACTATCGCCACTCGGCGGAGGAGGCGGCCGAGTCGGTGCGCGATTGGCGCGCGCGCGGAGTGGACTGTGAGTTGTTTCGCGCCGATCTGACGGACGAAGCGGACACGCGCGCGATGGTCGACGGGGTGCTGTCGCGGTTTGGCCGCATCGACGTGTTGGTCAATTGCGCGGCGATCTGGCGCCGCAAGGCGCTGGAGGATGTCACCGCCGCTGATGTGCGGGAGCATTTTGAAGTGAACACGCTCGGCACGTTCGTATGTAGCCAGCAGGTGGGACTGGCGATGACGCGGCAGAACGAAGGGGGCGCGATCATCCTGATTGGCGATTGGGCCGAGATTCGTCCGTACCTGAATTACGCCGCTTACTTTCCCTCGAAGGGGGCGATCCCGGCGGTGACCCGCACGCTGGCGGTGGAGTTGGGGACGCGCAACCCGCGGGTGCGCGTGAACTGCATTTTACCGGGCCCGGTCATGCTGCCGCCGGATTTGCCGGAAGCGGAGCGGCGCGAGGCGATCGCCGCGACGCTGGTGCGGCGCGAGGGGAGCCCACGTCATGTGGCGCAGGGGGTGCTGGCGCTGGTGGAGAACGATTTCATCACGGGCGTATGTCTGCCGGTGGATGGCGGGCGGAGCGTGTACGCGCCATGA
- a CDS encoding biopolymer transporter Tol encodes MSALAVRAEEPTTTPVEPQFLSNVQQVTSGFVKAGEGYFSPDGGQIIFQAQPQDYPFYQIYTKELPSGEPKLVSTGRGRTTCAYFAPDMKSILYASSHLDPKIAETEADARRQDEEDRKAGRHRRYEWIFDPHTDIFAADLDGKNLRQLTDAPGYDAEGAYSPDGKSIAFCSTRDGDPDIYVMDADGGNVRQLTNAPGYDGGPFISPDGKWVVFRSDRKKPEYLQIYAVSIDGKHEMPLTDTNGVNWAPFWHPTEPYIIWTGADHSNPNARPNYDLWLMRYEQTDDKIIPGQVLRVTDAPSADVLPVFAPDGKHLMWTSTRTSDRSSQLWRADFKLPQ; translated from the coding sequence ACCACCACCCCGGTGGAGCCCCAATTTCTCTCGAACGTGCAACAGGTGACGTCGGGATTTGTCAAAGCGGGGGAGGGATATTTTTCGCCGGACGGCGGCCAGATCATCTTTCAGGCCCAGCCACAAGATTACCCCTTTTACCAGATCTACACGAAGGAGCTTCCGAGCGGGGAGCCGAAGCTGGTTAGCACGGGACGTGGTCGCACGACCTGCGCGTACTTCGCGCCGGATATGAAGTCGATTCTCTATGCGTCGAGCCACCTCGATCCGAAGATCGCCGAGACGGAAGCCGACGCAAGGCGGCAAGACGAGGAGGATCGCAAGGCGGGACGCCATCGCCGCTACGAGTGGATCTTCGATCCGCATACCGACATTTTCGCCGCTGATCTGGATGGCAAGAACCTGCGGCAATTGACCGACGCCCCGGGCTACGACGCCGAAGGCGCCTACTCGCCCGACGGCAAGTCGATCGCGTTTTGCAGCACGCGCGACGGCGACCCCGACATTTATGTGATGGACGCGGACGGCGGCAACGTGCGGCAGTTGACCAACGCGCCGGGGTACGACGGCGGCCCGTTCATTTCTCCGGATGGAAAATGGGTGGTGTTTCGCAGCGATCGCAAGAAGCCGGAGTACTTGCAGATTTACGCGGTTTCGATCGACGGCAAGCACGAGATGCCGCTGACTGACACCAACGGGGTGAACTGGGCGCCGTTCTGGCATCCCACCGAGCCGTACATCATCTGGACCGGCGCCGACCACTCGAATCCCAATGCGCGGCCGAACTACGATCTGTGGCTGATGCGGTATGAACAGACCGACGACAAAATCATCCCCGGGCAGGTGTTGCGCGTGACCGACGCGCCGAGCGCCGATGTGCTGCCGGTGTTTGCGCCCGATGGTAAGCATTTGATGTGGACCAGCACGCGCACCAGCGATCGATCGAGCCAGCTTTGGCGCGCCGATTTCAAACTGCCCCAGTGA